In Gemmatimonadales bacterium, a genomic segment contains:
- a CDS encoding SDR family NAD(P)-dependent oxidoreductase: GKVAALRCDVSRRDEVITLVRQVNEHLGPVDVLINNAGMIEVGPAEEMTVDDYERAMGVHFHGPLYAMTEVVSDMRERGAGRIVNVASVGGKISVAHLLPYCASKFALVGLSSGFRAVLAADGIAVTTVCPGLMRTGSPRNAAFKARHRAEYAWFSIGDALPVLSMDAECAARRILEACRRGDAELVMPATTAAAVKLSALFPAAAAAALTLVEEILPRPGGIGVDTKRGYESTSRWSPSWLTTLSDRAAVRNNQFS; encoded by the coding sequence GGGCAAGGTCGCCGCGCTCCGCTGCGACGTATCCCGGCGGGACGAGGTCATCACGCTCGTGCGCCAGGTGAACGAGCATCTCGGGCCGGTCGACGTGCTGATCAACAACGCCGGCATGATCGAGGTGGGGCCGGCCGAGGAGATGACCGTCGATGACTACGAGCGGGCGATGGGCGTGCACTTCCATGGGCCGCTCTACGCCATGACCGAGGTCGTTTCCGACATGCGCGAGCGGGGCGCGGGGCGGATCGTCAACGTCGCGTCGGTGGGCGGGAAAATCTCCGTGGCGCACCTGCTGCCGTACTGCGCGAGCAAGTTCGCGCTCGTGGGGCTCTCGAGCGGGTTTCGCGCAGTGCTCGCGGCGGACGGCATTGCTGTCACCACCGTCTGTCCGGGGCTCATGCGCACGGGGAGCCCGCGAAACGCCGCGTTCAAGGCGCGGCACCGCGCCGAGTACGCCTGGTTCAGCATCGGCGACGCGCTGCCGGTGCTCTCGATGGATGCGGAGTGCGCGGCGCGGCGGATCCTCGAGGCGTGTCGCCGAGGTGATGCGGAGCTCGTGATGCCGGCGACGACCGCAGCCGCCGTGAAGCTGAGCGCGCTCTTTCCGGCGGCGGCCGCCGCCGCGCTCACGCTGGTGGAGGAGATCCTTCCCCGGCCGGGCGGCATCGGCGTGGACACAAAGCGGGGGTACGAGAGCACATCGCGCTGGTCACCGTCGTGGCTCACCACGTTGAGCGACCGCGCAGCCGTGCGCAACAATCAGTTTTCCTAG